GGGTAGACACAAACTGTCTTACCCTCCAGGCTGGCCCATATGGAGGAGTGTCTTAGTGTGGGTACAGGCACAGGCTGCTGCCATCTTTGTATGCAAGCCGGGACAGACACAGGGGAGACAGCTCCTCTGATGACAGACAGGTCAAGTGCAGTAGCTGCCGCTTTAGGAACTTGGGCCTGCCTGGGACCCGGGGGAGCTGGTGGGATTTGCAGCTCAccaggggggtgggaggggaatgGAGTATTGCATTATGTGTTCACTAATGGTCCACTCTGCTTCAGTCACTGAATTCTGAGTTCCATGAGTGAGTGAGTCACTAGGGTTTTTATTGTGCTAAATCCACCACACCGTCTGGGGCAGTTATGCAGGGCTGAGTCCCTGTGCATGTACAAACATCCTAGTAGACCCAGAACAGTTCCGTATCTAGAAAACTCACTCAGATCTCTTTGATAGTCTCTCTGTTCTACTCTCCAGTTACCTGCCATCTGTCAAGACTTGTCTTGGAACACCCCGAGGGTGTTCTTGATAACCCATATCATGTCTTTGAGGTCCACCCAGCTGTATCGTTGGTACAGTGTTTCTTCTTTCCTGAGGGACATTTCAGGACCCAAGAGGCATTTGGTTTCCCATTAGGAGCTGCTGTGAATCAAGCTGCTCTCAACAATCCTGTTAGGGCTTGTGGGATACAAAGTTGCATTTCTCTCCTAGACAGGCCCATTGTGGTCTCACTGGTCTCATCACACAGGCCTTTAATGTTTGAGGAGCTGCCAGATTGCATTCCAGCATGGCTGTGCCATCTTGCATCCCACCAGCGCTGACCTAGAATTCTGCTGCTTTATGCCATCTTTCAGTTCTGTTGTCTGAGTTCTGTTGTCAGAGCTGGATTTGCTGGCGGTGAATGGAATTATATCCTAATGGGTATAAGGTGACAtctcttgttttgtctttttcctgCCAGAGATTCACTTGAAAACACCATAGCACACCTAAGTGTCTCATCTCCAGGGCTCCTCTGGACTGTATAGGTCACAGACTAAGCTACTAACGGGCTGTCAGCTCTGCAAAGGCTGGTGGGTGTCTGGTAGGCCAGGTGGCCATGGCAAtcttccacactttgttcttctctttcttttcttttttaaagatttatttttgttttgttttgtttttttccaagacagggtttctctgtgtagccctggctgtcctgtaactcactttgtagaccaggctggcctcgaactcagaaatccgcctgcctctgcctctgcctcccaagtgctgggatccaagGCATGCGACACTACACCCGGTGATTTATCTGttttatacaagtacactgttgctgtcttcacacaccagaagagggcatcggattccacaacagatggttgtgagccaccatgtggttgctgggagttgaactcaggatctctagaagagcagtcagtgctcttaaccactgagccacttttcCAGCCCCTGTTCTTCTCTCTCATGATTGCCCCGTGTCAGCTGATCTCCTGCATTTCCAAGTGAATGCTAGACTCTCTTTCTGGCTATGTAAGAGAGCTGGTGAGGTTTCGTTTTCTTTGTTTGCAATGCTGGTGGTGGAATTCAGtcctcctgcatgctaggcaaacgctctactactgagccccaccccaaccctagCAGGTGAGATGTTAACAGAGGTCGAATTGATCAGTTTAGAACACTGCCACCACAGTGTTAGATCTTGTGGTTCATGGACTTGAGGTATCTTTCTATCCCCTTATAGCCCCTTAATGACTTCCTATTATACTTTATAGTTTTCATAATGTACATTTTGTACTTGCATTGTTAAATTATTCCCAAGTATTTAATTTGCTAATAGGGTGTAGAAATAGTTTTTGTGTTGATGTGTGTCCTGTGGCCTTGCTAACCTTACCAGCTCTAGTGCTTGTGCAGGCTTTGTTGTTGTCTAGCCCCTGCCATCTGCACCAGGATGCTGCCACACTTCCTTACAGTCTGCTGTTTCCCACTCTTGCCTGACTCCCCTAGCTGGGCCTTCCGGAGGCTGATCACAAGCATGGACCTCCTTACCTGGTTCTGGACCTTATCGGAGTATCCAGCCTTTCTGCGAGGTGCAATCTGAGCTCTGACTTTTCTCAGAAGCCTTCACCGAGCGGGAGCTGTTTTGGTTCTGGTGCAGCTGGCTTCTGGTTTTCATTATTCCGTGTTAGACTTTTTGATTTTGTGAGATGCGTTTTCTACATTAAGTAAGATGATTGTGtgagtttttcctttattgatGATGGTATTTGcaccaaataatttttaaaatgtggtttatttgggatgttggtttggtctggttttttttttttttttttttaaagatttatttatttattatatgtaagtacactgtagctatcttcagacactccagaagagggagtcagatctcgttacagatggctgtgagccaccatgtggttgctgggatttgaactctggaccttaccagtcgggtgctcttacccactgagccatctcaccagcctcctggttttgaaacagggtcttgttgtatagcccaggctggccctgagcttGCTGTACATATACTTaagtcctcctgcttctgcctccccgaGTGTTGCTGTCAGAGGTGTGCATTGCAATGCCTGGCATGATTTTCTTCTTGGAAGCTATGGGCATTCCTGAGAGGAGGTGGTGGTGTCTAACCCTGTCTGGAGTCTGGATCCAGCCTCCTAGGattctgcccaggatctttgcATCCTTATTCATGAGATACTTTCTTAGATTGCCTTCcttgaactgttttttttttcctctgtcttcGGCATTGGAGTTCATTAGGATTTGTCTGCTGTATTTCTTAGGATTTGGCCGGATTTAAGATATAAGCAGTCTGTCAGTGGGGCTTCTCCCTGGTAAGACTAACCCTGACCGTGGAGAGGCTGCTAGGCTTCCCTCATACAGGCCTTTaactgcctgtgtctgtctgctcTCTTGAAGGAAGTTTCTATGTGCTATCCATGTCCGGGTAGGAGCCAGGACTTGGGGTTCACTATCTCAGGGTTGTGTATCTATGTATTATGGAGTTCCTCTTGAGGAAAACCTGTCTCTATCCAACCATGTGTTAAGTGTCTAATAATTTGTTCTTATCAGCATGACTCAAAGTTATTTGTTCAGGTTGTATACTCAAATACTGCTTTTATGTTTTTGCTGAAGTTCTTTAGACCCTAGCACTCTCCTTTAGTTTCTGTCTTGTTTGACACATCCCCTTCTTTAAGGGTTCTTGGTTTTTTATGTGTTTGACTCAGACTATAGATGTTCCAGTTGTGTGTACCTCCTGCTTTGAGCCCTGGAGTCAGCCTTTTCCCTAGGGCCCTGTTCAGTTCCTGAAGGACAGATGCTCGTCTTAAGAGACTGCAGTCTGGGAACTGGATTTGCCAGTCAGGTGTCCAGGTACTCAGCTACAGAGTGTACAACCCGTTACCGTGATCATATCGGTTCTAGCATCTGTCTTGAAAGTCCCCCTGCAGTGTAGCGACTTCCCTTCTGCCCTCCATCGAGTGCCACGGCATCATGGGGCTCTGCATGGCGATCAGAAGCACCATGTGTTTTGCAGATAGTTTAAAACTAAGAACAGGTGGGTACCTTTGAGCCTAAACTTGTGTCAAACCTAGACCTCATCTTCTCTGACGTCTGAGGCCTTTGGGGCCTAAGCCGGAAGGTGGCTTCAGGAACATTCGTGCTTCAGCATGTCCTCAAGTCTTGCTGGTTTGTGTCCAGGACACAGGGCATTAACAAGATGGCCACCTGTGGAATCTGCACCAGGGACAGGTGAACCCTGACTTTCAGACCAAGGGCTAGACTCCCAGCTGGCCAGCCTGATTCATCTCTGGTCCTGTCCTGCTTGTTTCTGCCCCTCTGCTAGACATCCATTTCCCATGGTCTCTAGGCCTTTGAGGCTTCTCTTTGTCCTGGCTTGAGATTTGCTCCAAGGGTCCCCTCCTCTTTTGTGTCCAGAAATGTTTAATCCACCAAGGGGACAGAGCTTTACCAACTGCTGCATATCCAGAAAGATGGACTTGTGCTTGACCGAGTGGACATGGCCCTGCAGCATGGGGGGAAGGCAGCAGTATAGGGCTGCCTCTTCTGGATCGGGATCTAGTCCAATATCCACTGGAGAGAGGATGGTAGGGGCTGGCATTTGTGCCCTGATGGCTTACTGGGGCTCAAGGCATGCtcagctctccagccctagctGGAGTGGAAGAGCTGCTGTCCCTGTAACATACTGACCAAGCTAGAGGTCACACTACAGACCACTCTATCCAGGCTGCCTTGCTAAGCCTCACCACACTAATGGCTCTGCTTTGCAGACAGTCCAGGATGGCCGACAGTTTCTGAAGTATGTGGATCCCAGGCTGGGAGTCCCATTGCCAGAGAGGGACTACGGGGGCAACTGCCTCATCTATGATGCTGACAACAAGACTGACCCTTTCCACAACATCTGGGTATGGGTGTTCTCAACTGCAGGGCTTCAGCAGCCCAGGACCTCCCTTGGTTTTATGGGATCAGGCAGGGTGCCCTGTAAGACTGTCCATGCCTCCTGCTTTTCTTCAGACTCCTACAGGGCAGAGTAGGCCTGTGACCTTGTTCATGTCAGATGAGGGTCCATCAGAGGGGCATCCTGGTCTCTGTTGCCAGTGTGGTCATCTGAAGCAGCACACTTGCCAGGCCCTGGCTTGGCATCAGCCTGGAGGGTTGTGAGGGGAGGGGAATGACCCTGGGCCTCTGCACAGCAGGAGGTTATATGGTCCCTGAAGACTTGCCCAAGATACCACAGGGGAGGAGACTGCCTGATGGTAGGGGTGCCTGAGGTGGGGCCTGGGCCTCAGGGTCGCATCCTTGTTACCTACAGGACAAGCTGGATGGCTTTGTTCCTGCACACTTCATTGGCTGGTATCTGAAGGTAGGGTAACACCCTGGTTCTGTCTAGTTCCCCTTTTGCCATGTTCCCAGCCATTTGGGTCCACAAATGGTCCGCAGGTGGGTGGGCCCTGGTGCAGAAGCACTGAGCCACCCTGGAGAATATGTAAGATACCAGAGACTTGCAGTTTCTCAGGAGGCCTTACGTGTAGTGCTGATCCTGCTCTTCAGATCTACGCCCTGTTCCTAGCACTGTGGCCGGTTAGGAAAAGGGAGTGAGGGAAATGGCAAGGCAGGAAGCCCAGGACAGCCTGGCCCCAGATGCACCCCCACAATGGTGCTGCCTGTCCGTCCCAACCCATGGCTTGAACCAGACCTCCTGTTAGAGCTCAATGCCAAGTCTTGGGGCCCCTTCATGTTGTCTGTAAACCTTCAAGTTAGAACGGTAGCTGTTCATCTGCTACGTTTACGGGGGGACCTGCTGAGGCTGGGGGCGGAAGTCAGGGATTGTGTTTGAGGGGTGCTGTCTGTAGGGAAGGAGTGGCAAAGCCTGACGGGCGCTGTCTGGCCCTCAGACGCTCATGATCCGTGACTGGTGGATGTGCATGATCATCAGTGTGATGTTCGAGTTCCTGGAGTACAGCCTGGAGCACCAGCTGCCCAACTTCAGCGAGTGCTGGTGGGACCATGTAGGTGCAGCGGGCAAGGCACAGCCTGGGTGGGCCCCGCCGTCATCTCAGGCCCCGTGGTTAATTCCTCTCCTTTCCTGACCCAGTGGATCATGGACGTCCTCGTCTGCAACGGGCTGGGCATCTACTGTGGCATGAAGACCCTCGAGTGGCTGTCCCTGAAGACATATAAGTGGCAGGGCCTCTGGAACATTCCAACCTACAAGTACATCTTGGGAGTTATAGAAGGGAACCACAGAGCATTGGGCCCGCAAGGACAAGGCCTTGCTACTTGGGAGGGTGGCAAGCAAAACATTAGAGTGGTAGAGAGTGACTGCTAGTCCTCCATCTGGCTCCCTGGCTTGCTTCTCTCAAGAGGCTGTGGGCCTGATCTATCCACCTCTCCTACAGCCTAGGTTGTCCTTAGACTTGCTCTGTACTCTAGAATGACTCTCGCCCCCAACTCCCGGGAGTCATAATGTGTACCCCTATGCCAAGTTTCTCTGCTACCTATaagatttaagaaagaaaaattgtacCTGAAATGGTGGTATATGTCTTTAGAGGCCACTGCTTggtaagctgaggcaggagaattcctTGAGTACAGAAGTTCAAGTTTAGTCTAGGCAATCCAGGGAgacttctctccccccaccccccaaaaaaaaaaaaacacgcacacacacaggaaaagtgggagctgaggatatagctcagttggtagagtgcttacctaccacactcaaagccctgggttcaatacccaaAACCACGTGATCCAAATGTTCTGGAATCCCACATTTGCTGCTGTTGTAAAAGCAGACCAGAAGTTCAGTCATTCTCAAGTATATagtaagcttgaggccagctAGCCTTAGCTTACATGAGATCGTATTTCaacaaatgaaagtaaaaattagCAAGGCATAGTgacacacatacctttaatcccagataggCAGGTAAATCTGtatgaattggaggccagcctggtctacatagtaagaccttgtcccAAACAATCAAAAGCAGGCTGTATCCTgagacttgggagacagaggcgggtAGGTAGAtttcttgagttcaaggacagcctggtctacatagcaaattccaggacaaccaaagctACACAACAGAGAGACCAtgtatcagaaaacaaaaaacagacaaacaaacaaaacagaaaaggacaGAGGAGCAATGCTAGATAGTCCCAGCACTAGGCAGGAAGAGGGCGAGAGGATGGAGATGCAGGTCCTTAGCACCACAGGAAACAAGCCTCCGCTCCTGTCTGGGAGCCTCAGCAATGTGTATGGCCCCCTCTGAAGTGGCTGTGTGGGATTTTGAACAGGGCAGAGCCTTGTATCTGCTGGGCAAAGCAACAGGCACTGGCTCCTGGGTTCTGGCTCTAGCTCTGTGACCTGAATAAAGCTGGTTGACTGGCCATGTCCTCAAGGCTGCTGGCTCTCTGGTTCCCAGGGGCAAGATGAAGAGGATTGCCTTTCAGTTCACGCCTTACAGCTGGGTACGCTTTGAGTGGAAGCCAGCCTCCAGCCTGCACCGCTGGCTGGCCGTGTGTGGCATCATCCTGGTGGTAAGTCCCAGCAGCCTGGTGACTGGGTATCCATGCAACACCAGTGGTTGGTTCTGGGACTGATGAACTGACCTTCTTCCGTCCCCTAGTTCCTGCTGGCAGAGCTGAACACCTTCTACCTGAAGTTTGTGCTATGGATGCCCCCTGAACACTACCTGGTCCTTCTGAGGCTGGTCTTCTTCGTGAACGTGGGTGGTGTGGCCATGCGTGAGATCTACGACTTCATGGATGAATTGTGAGGGCTGCCGTAGGGCCTAGGGGGTGGGATGCCAGAGCCTGGGAGCCCCAAGGGCCCCAAATGCCCTTGTGCTGAACAAGCCAGGCAGCTGCCGCCTCTCTGCAGGAAGCCCCACAGGAAGCTGGGCCAGCAGGCCTGGCTGGTGGCAGCCATCACAGTCACAGAGCTTCTCATCGTGGTGAAGTATGACCCGCACACACTCACCCTGTCACTGCCCTTCTACATCTCCCAGTGCTGGACTCTTGGCTCCATCCTGGTGCTTACATGGACTGTCTGGCGCTTCTTCCTGCGGTGAGTGGGAGTGGGACCCCAGACCATCGGTTCACTGTGAGTGGTGTCTGTCCCCCTCTTTGGTTGAATACTGACAAGGCTCTATCCATTCCCTACCCTTGCCTTGCCTGATGGCTCTATCTGCCCTGGCCCGTGTACTCTCTGTGAGTCTCTGGTTCTGCCTGGCAGATGCAGGTGCTTGAGGTGACCTGTCCTGCCTATAGCTGACCCTCTACTTGCTATTGCTAGAATTATAGCACATGTAGCCTCTTGTAGAACGAAGGTAGCCAGGTGTCTGTGGGGCCTATGCTGGGGCTGCTGCAGGAACAGGTGGTGAGGTAGCTCTGCTGCCCCACAGGGACATCACCATGAGGTACAAGGAGACCCGGCGACAGAAGCAGCAGAGTCACCAGGCCAGAGCCGTCAACAACCGGGATGGGCACCCTGGGCCAGATGATGACCTGCTAGGGACTGGAACTGCAGAAGAAGAGGGGACCACCAATGACGGTGTGACTGCTGAGGAGGGGACCTCAGCCGCGTCATGAGCCTCACCCTCGTCACTGGCCTTGTGCCAAGGGGCTGTCCCATTTCTCCCTTCCTCGTGCTCCCTGCttcagaggcaggggtggggggggcatcCACACTCCAGGAGGGGCACCTGAgaatacatgtttgtgtgcagGTAGGTGTATGCACATATTGGCTCCTGACACTACTTTGGGGCCATGAGCTGAACAGtgagcctggaacttgctctagaGCAAGAGTCCTTTCTACCTGGTCAACAAAGGCCCTGGTCCATGGTCTCCCTTGTGCTCAATCTCAGCACCGGCTAGGGGAGGTATCTTGGTATCTCGGTACTCTTTCTCCACTCTTTATGGGGTAGGCAGAAGCCCCATGAGACCCTGTGGTCCCACCCACTTACAGCAGCATAAGTGAAGGATATCATAATACCAACATGTCTGCAAAGTGGTGGGTCTAGAGTcagcactgagccatttcctttgGAGCCTTCCTTTAACCACGCAGGACTATAAACTGAATGGTGTATACATGACAGTCACAGATTGGCCTTTTGCGGCCAGAGAGCCCAACTTGGAGACCTGTACCCCAGGTGCCAGGGTGCTGTCACCATGGCTCCCTTGAGCAAATGGAACAAATAAAGTGATGATGAAGGTGCATAGCCTCTGGCTGCCCTTTGCCCCGTGCTCTATGCCTTGCAGaggaggggagtgtgtgtgtctgtctgtctgtctcctgggCAGCTACCCGTCTACTACATTGTTTCTCACTGGGTGTGGGGCTGGTGATCGCTGAAGAATAACCACGAGAAATGACTGTGAGCCTTGCTTTACGGTCACAGCCATTGGGAATGCAGTAGCAAACCATTTGTCTGCCAACAAGTTCAATTTTCCCACGAATGCAAATGTGCAAGTCATGCCCTTAGCTTACTAAGGCAACGGGTCGTGTCTTTggatttttgagccagggttttgCTGCATAGTTCAGACTGGCACAGGCCTCGGTGTCCAACCCAAGCTTGCTTCAAGTTCTTAGCAGCCCAGCTTCAGCTTCCCACATTCTGGTTTGTGCCACTATGTTTAActaaaagttctttttaaatttttaaatttttttcttaattatgtcTGTACATGAGTGCAGATGGCAATAGAGGAGGCCAATCAGACCCCCTGGGGCTGAAGTTAGAGGTGTCCTTAGCCCCTGTCCACCCCCATGTACCTCCGTTGTTTTCCTCCAACTCTCTGGCTGCTGTGACCACTGCTGTAGTGATGCAGGCAGTACAGGTATCTGACACTGACTGATTCAGCTTGGGTTTTGTGTGTATGGTAGTGCAATTGCTGGGCCATCCCATAGTTCCATTTTTTACATCTTTGAGGAATCCCATACTCCTTTCCATACTGTACTAACTGCACATTTCTACCAGCTGTAAGTTTGCTCATCTCTCTGCGTCCTCACACTTTGCAGCGGTctccctgcctctacttcccgagTGGTGGAATTAGAAGACTGAGCAACCAATTTTAACTCTGACCAGTATTTGttatctttttggttttgtttcttcgagtcagggtttctttgtgtaacggCCCTGGCCGTCATGGAACTCACtccagaccagactggcctcaaactcagagattgccTCCAAGCCGTGCCCCACCACCacctgattcttttttctttcttttcttttcttttcttcccttttcttttctaaactacttaaaatgttttaaagattttccTTTATGAGAAGTGTTTGcctggatgtgtgcatgtgcaccacatgagTGCCTGTGGCCAGATGTCTTTGGGTCTCCTGGAAGTGGAGTAAAGAAGATAGTCCAGAGCTGTGCTGGGAACAGAGCCTCTataggagcagcaagtgctcttctcACAGAGACATCTCCACAGCCCCATGCCCGTGGTGTCTCTCTTTCCTGACAGCCATTCTCATGAGGTAAGGTGACACCTTACTGggtttgatttgcagttcccagGTGACCAATGGCAACAGGCATTTTCCTACCTGGCTTTGTCTTAAAGCTGTATCTGTTTAGATGTATTGCTCATTTTTAATCAGGTTACTTATAAATCCTGGTTAAAACAACAAAAGTTGGTTGTtgtagaaattctttttttttttttttttttttttttttttatttattattatatgtaagtacattgtagctgtcttcagacacaccagaagagggagtcagatcttgttacggatggttgtgagccaccatgtggttgctgggatttgaactctggaccttcggaagagcagtaagagcagtcgggtgctcttacccactgagccatctcaccagccctgttgtaGAAATTCTTAAGCCCAGTCTGAGGTTTCTACgctgcctttgaccatttagtttcCGGTTCAAAGACACACAACTTCTGTTATTTACAATAAGCATTAAACAggacaagagctgggcagatatctaccctctatgttattaaaatctattttctatcGATAACTCCGAGTTATTAATTActgtgtttcatctgggctgctcttaacacCCAACTGACCAGCCTTCAAGGCCATGTTTTCTTGACTCCAAACTCATGGtgactttttcttcttcctcaccctcctctcCCTTGGGGTCCTCTCCTGATTCCTCCAGGCCCAGGAACCCTAAAACCTGCTtgtgtctcttctgcccaactattggctgttgccatctttatttaccaaccaGAAATAACTTGAAGGCAAGGTCACATACTGTCACTTGAGACTCCATTCAGACTTTGTTGTCTCTGGGGCAACCAAGTCTTGGGGTCCCTCCCTTACCATTATAATACACAGCAAAAGACCAGATCTCAACAGTTGATGGTCATGGTGGTTTATGCCTGTGATTGCAGCACTCCAAGTAATTTAGGCAGGGCTACTGTAacgttaaggccagcctgggtgatgGTGGAATACCTTGCCTGTCAGTCAGCATTGCCTGACAGCACATGCTTTTGATCCCAACATTCAGCAAAAGGAGGCTGATCTCTTAAGAGacaaaccagggctacacagagaacctatctttaggaaaaataataaatgaccTTTTTCTGACTGACTTTCTGCAGAAGAGAGTCTGCCCCATGGCTATGTATGTGCACCAATAAACACAGTCCCTTCTGCTAAAGGgggcagatatatatatatgggggtgGGGAACTAGAGAGATGACTAAGCACCAGGCAGTTagcttgctcttacagaggacctggtttctgttcccagcaccacacggctgtaactcagttccagaggattggaCACTCCCCCGCTTTATTGGGTATGAACATACTGCACAGACATAAATGTTTGCAGAACACCCAacacataaaaagtaaatttgcacacgcctttaatcccagtacttgagagacaaagaacaggcagatctctgtggattcaagggcagcctagtctacttAGCAGGTGTGTGTTCAGctaaggctacataatgagaccctgtctgataagtaagataaaaagaaataataaaaataaaccttgccaggcagtggtggtgcacgtctttaatcccagcacttgggaggcagaggcaggtggatttctgagttccaggccagcctggtttacagagtgagtttcacgacagccagagctacacagagaaaccctgtccagatGAAACATAGGAAGTAATAACTCAAGAGTTATCgatagaaaatagattttaataacatagagggtagatatctgcccagctcttgtccTGTTTAATGCTTATTGTAAATAACAGAAGTTGTGTGTCTTTGAACCGgaaactaaatggtcaaaggcagcGTAGAAACCCCAGACTGGGCTTAAGAATTTCTACAACAACCAACTTTTGTTGTTTTAACCAGGATTtataagaaa
This Mus musculus strain C57BL/6J chromosome 7, GRCm38.p6 C57BL/6J DNA region includes the following protein-coding sequences:
- the Ptdss2 gene encoding phosphatidylserine synthase 2 isoform X2, whose protein sequence is MIRDWWMCMIISVMFEFLEYSLEHQLPNFSECWWDHWIMDVLVCNGLGIYCGMKTLEWLSLKTYKWQGLWNIPTYKGKMKRIAFQFTPYSWVRFEWKPASSLHRWLAVCGIILVFLLAELNTFYLKFVLWMPPEHYLVLLRLVFFVNVGGVAMREIYDFMDELKPHRKLGQQAWLVAAITVTELLIVVKYDPHTLTLSLPFYISQCWTLGSILVLTWTVWRFFLRDITMRYKETRRQKQQSHQARAVNNRDGHPGPDDDLLGTGTAEEEGTTNDGVTAEEGTSAAS
- the Ptdss2 gene encoding phosphatidylserine synthase 2, with the translated sequence MRRGERRVAGGSGSESPLLKGRRSTESEVYDDGTNTFFWRAHTLTVLFILTCALGYVTLLEETPQDTAYNTKRGIVASILVFLCFGVTQAKDGPFSRPHPAYWRFWLCVSVVYELFLIFILFQTVQDGRQFLKYVDPRLGVPLPERDYGGNCLIYDADNKTDPFHNIWDKLDGFVPAHFIGWYLKTLMIRDWWMCMIISVMFEFLEYSLEHQLPNFSECWWDHWIMDVLVCNGLGIYCGMKTLEWLSLKTYKWQGLWNIPTYKGKMKRIAFQFTPYSWVRFEWKPASSLHRWLAVCGIILVFLLAELNTFYLKFVLWMPPEHYLVLLRLVFFVNVGGVAMREIYDFMDELKPHRKLGQQAWLVAAITVTELLIVVKYDPHTLTLSLPFYISQCWTLGSILVLTWTVWRFFLRDITMRYKETRRQKQQSHQARAVNNRDGHPGPDDDLLGTGTAEEEGTTNDGVTAEEGTSAAS
- the Ptdss2 gene encoding phosphatidylserine synthase 2 isoform X1, whose amino-acid sequence is MTVKTLEGKEAIPALGRQRQACPHFNCAVHPHLCAGLRDSPRRNPSGYSLQHQETVQDGRQFLKYVDPRLGVPLPERDYGGNCLIYDADNKTDPFHNIWDKLDGFVPAHFIGWYLKTLMIRDWWMCMIISVMFEFLEYSLEHQLPNFSECWWDHWIMDVLVCNGLGIYCGMKTLEWLSLKTYKWQGLWNIPTYKGKMKRIAFQFTPYSWVRFEWKPASSLHRWLAVCGIILVFLLAELNTFYLKFVLWMPPEHYLVLLRLVFFVNVGGVAMREIYDFMDELKPHRKLGQQAWLVAAITVTELLIVVKYDPHTLTLSLPFYISQCWTLGSILVLTWTVWRFFLRDITMRYKETRRQKQQSHQARAVNNRDGHPGPDDDLLGTGTAEEEGTTNDGVTAEEGTSAAS